The stretch of DNA TGAAGAGAAGCAAGCAGAGTATGCAAAGAGCTATGACAAGATGCTAAATAGGCTAAGAAACGGCGAGCTTGACGAGCTAAGCATCGAGATAGAGGTGCAGCAAAATCCGCTTGAAGCTGGCTCAAACGTACCACCTGATATGGCGCAGATGCAAGAGAGCTTTATAAAGATAATTGGCATCGGCGGTAAAAACATCAAAAAAGAGATGAAGGTAAAAGACGCCAAAAAAGCCCTTCAAAGCGAAGCAAATGATAAAATTTTAGACCTTGAAAGCGTAAAAACTGAGGCTTTAAGAAGAGCTGAAAACGAGGGCATCATCTTTATAGACGAGATCGATAAGGTAGCCGTTGGCTCAGGTAGCTCAAACAGGCAAGATCCTAGCAAAGAAGGCGTGCAAAGAGACTTGTTACCGATCGTTGAGGGCTCAAATGTAAATACAAAATTTGGAAATTTAAAGACAGATCATATCTTATTTATTGCAGCTGGCGCCTTTCATATAAGCAAACCAAGCGATCTCATCCCAGAGCTTCAAGGTCGTTTCCCACTAAGAGTCGAGCTTGATAGCCTTGATGAGGACGCGCTTTATCAAATTTTAACTCAGCCAAAAAATTCGCTTTTAAAGCAATACATCGCACTTCTTTCAACTGAAAATGTCGAGCTAGAATTTGACGATGAAGCGATAAAAGAGATAGCAAGGATCGCTCATGCCGCAAATGAAAAGATGGAAGACATCGGTGCTAGACGCCTTCATACGGTAATCGAGCGCGTGATAGAAGATATTAGCTTTGAGGCTAGCGAAAAGAGCGGCGAGAAGATAAATGTAACAAAAGAGCTCGTAAAAGAGCGCCTAAAAGACGTGGTTGAGGATCAAGACCTAGCGAGGTATATACTTTGAAATCAGGCTTTGTTAGCATCATAGGACGCACAAATGCTGGCAAAAGCTCGTTTTTAAATGCTTTGTTAAACGAAAAGATCGCCATTGTTTCGCATAAACAAAACGCAACTCGCAGAAAGATAAATGGCATCGTTATGAATGGTGAAGATCAAATCATCTTCACCGACACGCCAGGACTTCATGAAAGCAACAAGGTGATAAATCAACTGCTAATTAGCCAAGCGATAAAATCGATGGGAGATTGCGATCTCATCGTATTTTTAGCGCCCATCCATGATGATACAGAAGACTATGAGAAATTTCTGGCACTAAATCCTGAAAAACCACACATCTTAGTACTAACAAAAGTCGATGAGAGCTCAAATGCAAAGGTACTTGAAAAGATCACTAAGTATCAAAAATTTCAAGATAAATTTGCAGCCTTACTTACTTTTAGCACCAAGCAGCCTACCTATAAAAAGCCGCTTCTTGATGAAATTTGCAAGCTTTTGCCAGAGCATGAGTACTTTTACGATCCAGAATTTCTTACTCCGACAAATGAGAAGGAAATTTTTAGAGAATTTATACTTGAAGCGATCTATGAAAATTTAAGCGATGAGATCCCATATCTTAGCGATGCGATCATAAAAAGCGTAAAAGAAAAACCTGGCATTACTGAAATTTTTGCAAGTATCATCACTGAGCGTGAAATCCATAAAAGTATGATCATCGGAAAAAATGGTGAAACGATAAAACGAATAGGAATTTTTGCAAGAAAGTTAATACAAAATTTAACCGGATCAAAGGTCTTTTTGAAACTCGATGTAATCGTTAAAAAAGGCTGGAGTAAAGAAGAAAAGAGCCTTAATAAAATAATTGGATATTGATTTTTTATTGTAAAAATATTAAAATACAGCCCAATTAGAGCATTATGAGGTAAATTTTTATGTTAAAGCTTAGAAAAATTAACGATAATCCAATCGTTACGCTAGATCCTTATGAATATGAAGGTTTTAGATTTTCTAATAGCAATGTCGATTCGCTAAGTCTCTCAAAGAATATTTTAAAGCGAGACTTCTTTATATCTTACATCGAGTACAAAGATATAATAACAGCTACCATAAACATCTCAAGAACAATAGATGATGAGGATATTGAAAATAATATCTCGATCAAAATTTACGAAGAGCTCTCTCTTGATCCTGCGATTGACTATAAAATAGTTTATTTTGAAAGCAATGTTGAAAAAGAAGATAGAATTTTTAATGTTTTTATTGCTACAAATGAAACGATAAATAAAATTTTTAAAAATATTTCTAAAAGAGTACCTTTTATAGATTATGTCGTTGTAGAGCCGCTTTTATATAGTGCTATATATAAAAAAGGCTTACTTCCTAGCACTCAGAGTGATTGTTTTTTGACATTTAGGGCCGATGAAGCATTTATAAGCATTTATGTAAATGGGGAATACCTTACATCAAGAGGTTTAAGATACACACTAAATTATCTAAAAGATAAATTTATAGAGCAAAGTGGCGAAAGAGTAAGCCTAGAAAGCTTTTTAGATATCCTAAAGACAAGAGGACTTTTAGATAGCAATGAAGAAGGCTTTAGCTACGATCTAAATACTGTTTTTGAGGACTACATATTTTACGTAAATGACACGATAAATGTTGTCAATAGAATCTATAGCATAAATATAAAAAATATCTATATTGACTGTGACTATAAAATAGAGCGTTTTGAAAAATTTATCAATACAAAGCTCGGCACAAATGCTACGAAATTAAATACAAGCACTGTAATAAATTCTAAAAATTTAGCCATTAGCGAACGATATAACATGATGGCTTTATATGCAAATTTTTACAAAAAAGAGGCCTTTAATGCCGATTTTAACTTCTCAAATTTACTTAGGCCTGATCCGTTCACAAAGAGAAAAAGCGGTAAATTTATACTGACATGTGCCGCTGCTTTTTGCCTAAGCATGTCCTATCCATTTTATAATTATATAGCTGGCAGTATTTTAGAGGCAGATTCGCAAAGACTAAGCGATGAGCTTGATGTTCTTAATGCACAAGCAGCACAAATAAGAAATACTCTTGAAATACTAAAAAAAGAGCAAAACGATATAAAAGGATTAACTGATAAAGAGGAAGAGAAGTTAAATTTTAGAAAAGGATTGCTTCAAGAAATTGAAAACAAAAAAGATCACTACGTAATGAAAGGTTTAAATCTTTTTGAAATTACAGATATGATAAACAATAATAGCGTTTTTATAACAAATATTAAAAATAACGATAAAAATTTAACAGTAACCGTTGTTAGCGATAATGAAAAAAGGATTACGCAGCTAATAAAAGATATTAGCAAGATGCCTAAATATTCAGTAAATACAAAAAAAATTAAAGAAGATAAACAAAATAACGAGTATGAAAGTAATATAAGTATAGAGATTAGACAATGAGACAAGACGTTTTAAGTAAAATAGATAAGTATTTTGACGCAAAAAAACAAAGTGAAACAAATATAATTTTTTTGGGTTCAGCTTTAATTATTATTTATATTGTTTATATGCTTTGCTTTGATCCGTCGCAAGATTTTTATGATGAAAGACTTAATGCGCATACTAAAATTAGCAATGATCTTTCAAGAACAAGAGATTATTTAAGATCGACTAGCTCACCTAGTGGGGATAAAAATTTTAAAATAAATGAAGAGACCAAAATACTTGAAACGCTTAAAGGCAAATATTCTAGCGTTTTAAAATTTAATGCCCATTTTGACTCAAAGCTAAAAGAACTATCATTTTTATTATTTAACGATCAAAATTGGGCAAATTTTTTAGACAACATCGTATCTTTAGCGAAGCAAAATAATATAAAAATTTTAGAGTTAAAAAGTGATATAAAAGAGCCAAATTTCCAAAAGATTGAGCAAATTTTAAATATTGACTTGACATTTTTGGGAGGTTTTAAAGATATGCTTTCATATATAAATGGCCTTGAAGAATCAAAGCTAGTAGTGGATCTTCATAAAATGGATGTAAATTCTACCCAAAAAGAGCTTGGCGCTAAGATCTCAATATCTGTTTGGGGGATGAAATACTAATGAAAATAAAAATTTTATTGGCTTTTTTATTTTTAAATATTGCTTTTGCTAATCAGCTTCAAGAGGAAATGGACTCTTATGATAAAATTTTTGAAAAAATAAAGGAAAAAAGAAGCGGTCTTAGCGATATTGAGCTTTCGAGCATAAAAAATCCTTTTAAGCAAGAACCTATCAAGACGATAACAGATCAAAATTTATCAATTATCACTCAAGCTTCAAAAGGGCTTAGTTTAAAAGCAATTTTATTAAGCAAAGCAAATATTGATTCCAAGTGGTATGCTGTCGGTGATATTGTTGATGGTTACAAAATAACCAACATTACTAAAAATGGTGTTTTTTTAGTAAAAGGCGATGAAAAACAAGAGCTAATTTTAAAAAATGGAAGTAAAAATGTTGAGATTAAAATTAAATAAAATATTAATAATAGGTGCACTATTTTGCTTAAATATGAACTATGCTAGTGCTAATGAGAGTAGTTGTTTAAGCAAGAATTTTAATATGAAAATTTCAGATGATGTTGCACTAGTAGATGTGTTAAATCAGCTTTCAGAGATGTGTAACTTTAGTATTGTTGCAAAGGACACTTATAGCAAAACGGAGCTAAAAGATAAAGTTTTTGGCGTTAATATCAGAAATATGAGTCTTAGCGAAGTTTTTGACCTACTTTTAAGTGAGAAAAATTTAAGCTACGAGTTTTCAAATAATGTATTAAAAATTTCATCTTTAAAAACTCAAATTTTTAAACTAGATTATATAACTTCTATTAGAGAAGGAACTGCTGTCACCCAAGCTTCAGTGGATGCTACTCCATCTGAAATTTCTAGTGGTTCAAGTAGTAGCGATAATTCCCAAGATGATAGTTCTCAAGGCTCAAGCAACCTTATAAAAACTACTGAAAGGTTTGACTTTTGGGAAAAACTAGATGCTGAGCTTAAAGCTATTTTAAATAATAGTAGCGAACATATCACAGCGCCTGATCCTATCATAAATCAAAACGCAGGCCTTATCACTGTTACGGCCACTCCTTCTCAACTTAAGCGAGTCGAAAAATATATAGATGAAATGCAAAAAAGACTAAAAAAACAAGTAATTATTGATGTTTCTATTATTTCAGTTGAGTTAAACAATGAATACAAGCAAGGTGTTGATTGGAGTAAATTTGAACTTGGGTTTAATACATACATTGGTAATTCAAGAAACAATCCGAGCTCAAGTGCTACTTGGACAAATAAGGGAAATAGCCTAAGTGATGGATTTGGACGTACATTAAATATTGCAGCTAATTTAAATTTTAGCCTTGATGGAATGATAAATTTTCTTGAAACAAATGGAAAGACAAAGGTTATATCAAGTCCAAAAGTGACAACACTTAATAATCAACAAGCTCTAATCTCAGTTGGTGATAACATAAACTACCGTGTTCAACAAAAGACTGACAATGGAAACAGCAATAGTGATAGGCTAACAACTACCTACAAACAATACTCTGTTTTTATTGGCATATTATTAAATTTATTACCAGAAGTCTCTGATAACAACAAAATCATGCTTCGAATCAATCCATCGCTTAGTAACTTTAAATATGCTGAAGACGACACAAGACAAAATGCGTTAAGAGAGATCGCTCCAGATACGGTACAAAAGAAGCTTTCAACTGTTGTTCAAGTTGATAGCGGTGATACTATTATCCTTGGTGGATTAATAGGTCAGACAAAGGGTAAAAATAATACTTCTGTACCTCTTCTTTCTGATATCCCACTTATAGGTGGTGTCTTTAAAAGTACAAGAGACAATATAAAAACAACAGAGCTTATCTTTGTCATCACTCCTCATGTGGTTGATTTTGACAAAAAAAAGCCACTTAATCAATCATTAAAAGACTTAGGTTTTTCTAAAACGATCTATGAATAACAAGAATATTTATACAGATATAAAAGATATCTTTATCAACGAAGACGAAGTAGCTGATTTTGTTAATCTAGATAACTCGATCACTTGTTACAATAAGATTGTCTCGGCTCTAAAAAAGCCATTAAAGCTTATACTTTTTTATGGTAAGCCTGGTAGTGGAAAGACCTTTTTGTTAAACAAGATAGCCTCTGACCTTCAAAAGGATAAAAAATTAATTTTTTTCCCACATCCTTTTTTTAGCGAAGCTACATTTATAGAAGCTCTTTGTGAAGATATATACGGAAATAAGCTTGATAATATAAATAATTTTGAAAGTTTTGTTGCACACTACTCAAAAGAATTTAAAAATAAAGATGAAA from Campylobacter concisus encodes:
- the era gene encoding GTPase Era; amino-acid sequence: MKSGFVSIIGRTNAGKSSFLNALLNEKIAIVSHKQNATRRKINGIVMNGEDQIIFTDTPGLHESNKVINQLLISQAIKSMGDCDLIVFLAPIHDDTEDYEKFLALNPEKPHILVLTKVDESSNAKVLEKITKYQKFQDKFAALLTFSTKQPTYKKPLLDEICKLLPEHEYFYDPEFLTPTNEKEIFREFILEAIYENLSDEIPYLSDAIIKSVKEKPGITEIFASIITEREIHKSMIIGKNGETIKRIGIFARKLIQNLTGSKVFLKLDVIVKKGWSKEEKSLNKIIGY
- a CDS encoding pilus assembly protein PilO; this translates as MRQDVLSKIDKYFDAKKQSETNIIFLGSALIIIYIVYMLCFDPSQDFYDERLNAHTKISNDLSRTRDYLRSTSSPSGDKNFKINEETKILETLKGKYSSVLKFNAHFDSKLKELSFLLFNDQNWANFLDNIVSLAKQNNIKILELKSDIKEPNFQKIEQILNIDLTFLGGFKDMLSYINGLEESKLVVDLHKMDVNSTQKELGAKISISVWGMKY
- the mshL gene encoding pilus (MSHA type) biogenesis protein MshL; this encodes MLRLKLNKILIIGALFCLNMNYASANESSCLSKNFNMKISDDVALVDVLNQLSEMCNFSIVAKDTYSKTELKDKVFGVNIRNMSLSEVFDLLLSEKNLSYEFSNNVLKISSLKTQIFKLDYITSIREGTAVTQASVDATPSEISSGSSSSDNSQDDSSQGSSNLIKTTERFDFWEKLDAELKAILNNSSEHITAPDPIINQNAGLITVTATPSQLKRVEKYIDEMQKRLKKQVIIDVSIISVELNNEYKQGVDWSKFELGFNTYIGNSRNNPSSSATWTNKGNSLSDGFGRTLNIAANLNFSLDGMINFLETNGKTKVISSPKVTTLNNQQALISVGDNINYRVQQKTDNGNSNSDRLTTTYKQYSVFIGILLNLLPEVSDNNKIMLRINPSLSNFKYAEDDTRQNALREIAPDTVQKKLSTVVQVDSGDTIILGGLIGQTKGKNNTSVPLLSDIPLIGGVFKSTRDNIKTTELIFVITPHVVDFDKKKPLNQSLKDLGFSKTIYE
- a CDS encoding C4-dicarboxylate ABC transporter, with the protein product MLKLRKINDNPIVTLDPYEYEGFRFSNSNVDSLSLSKNILKRDFFISYIEYKDIITATINISRTIDDEDIENNISIKIYEELSLDPAIDYKIVYFESNVEKEDRIFNVFIATNETINKIFKNISKRVPFIDYVVVEPLLYSAIYKKGLLPSTQSDCFLTFRADEAFISIYVNGEYLTSRGLRYTLNYLKDKFIEQSGERVSLESFLDILKTRGLLDSNEEGFSYDLNTVFEDYIFYVNDTINVVNRIYSINIKNIYIDCDYKIERFEKFINTKLGTNATKLNTSTVINSKNLAISERYNMMALYANFYKKEAFNADFNFSNLLRPDPFTKRKSGKFILTCAAAFCLSMSYPFYNYIAGSILEADSQRLSDELDVLNAQAAQIRNTLEILKKEQNDIKGLTDKEEEKLNFRKGLLQEIENKKDHYVMKGLNLFEITDMINNNSVFITNIKNNDKNLTVTVVSDNEKRITQLIKDISKMPKYSVNTKKIKEDKQNNEYESNISIEIRQ
- the hslU gene encoding HslU--HslV peptidase ATPase subunit — protein: MNLTPREIVKFLDDYVIGQKDAKKIIAIALRNRYRRMKLEKSLQDDIMPKNILMIGSTGVGKTEIARRLSKMMGLPFIKVEASKYTEVGFVGRDVESMVRDLAMASYNLVKNEQSEKNQDKINAYIEEKIVSKLLPPLPKGASEEKQAEYAKSYDKMLNRLRNGELDELSIEIEVQQNPLEAGSNVPPDMAQMQESFIKIIGIGGKNIKKEMKVKDAKKALQSEANDKILDLESVKTEALRRAENEGIIFIDEIDKVAVGSGSSNRQDPSKEGVQRDLLPIVEGSNVNTKFGNLKTDHILFIAAGAFHISKPSDLIPELQGRFPLRVELDSLDEDALYQILTQPKNSLLKQYIALLSTENVELEFDDEAIKEIARIAHAANEKMEDIGARRLHTVIERVIEDISFEASEKSGEKINVTKELVKERLKDVVEDQDLARYIL